A window of Caretta caretta isolate rCarCar2 chromosome 13, rCarCar1.hap1, whole genome shotgun sequence contains these coding sequences:
- the LOC125622210 gene encoding uncharacterized protein LOC125622210 translates to MPTMLLMRLGLLWVVVPWHVGSVSFPDGAARTECRGRYFWIWLDKAFVGQSRWRYGVYTESGQYIEVTQQLASQCGFMAGTDLRGNPQIRVSFLACSVLNTFDQDFSLQLRVEVTGAVGPSVPYDMTINCPLGAPWSPREIVCEENYMEVSVRRAVPGIAREVLNEDWIAAWPVAQGALNQVWQVVFHFQNGSLLSMPATQAHSMGYGVNTTATRVLFRTPYGTAQSEITSVEGLEVEVARATVFYKQAWMILMVDTAVACPVNSPMVNATSLSWVTPRILPSLVLWPEQYQDEVQMGLDGRVIDVGTVARNGYTFLADSKLIHIVVPIGAPGGLLQSALVDNHYGTRYSIHLLLDRHWQGDESDRTRHRSYRPIRTPFSPQTPRIIDDTVAAQRYFKVRLGHFLPDVELVSVSVGGRPFSHPEAEDHGFDPHEAPNPNGTKAFGLRVPFADPLVQQQYLHGPLRRYTLHLNYTLRLLPTGEAFTQAGLITCDVPDVVLPSFQGSCEAGALALLMTHGTLDRFWIPYVGERPLSQLAAPHSYRVSDDGRRFHLAVPLLAAGLAYESISLQGLTARLDFSLRDNKTRSVLASFAVVCTFPTGQLLVCLPNGTLVATVLSLDTKPALDPRRTHLRDPGCGPVASDSSRALFSFSLSSCGTTRRFEGGYLVYENEVTFMPEGVPATSPIITRDSWYRLTLRCRYPLTETLWVSARRQLGEDVASVPHRPVG, encoded by the exons ATGCCCACCATGCTCCTCATGAG GCTGGGACTGCTCTGGGTGGTGGTGCCCTGGCACGTGGGCTCCGTGTCCTTTCCCGATG GAGCTGCTCGCACTGAGTGCCGGGGCCGTTACTTCTGGATCTGGCTGGACAAGGCGTTCGTGGGGCAGAGCCGCTGGCGCTATGGGGTCTACA ccgagTCGGGGCAGTACATCGAGGTGACACAGCAGCTGGCTTCGCAGTGTGGATTCATGGCAGGCACTGACCTCCGTGGGAACCCCCAGATCCGCGTCTCCTTTCTGGCTTGTTCTGTCCTCAACACG TTTGACCAGGATTTCAGCCTGCAGCTGCGGGTGGAGGTGACAGGCGCTGTGGGGCCCAGCGTCCCCTATGACATGACCATCAACTGCCCCCTGGGAGCCCCCTGGAGCCCCCGGGAAATTGTCTGCGAGGAGAACTACatggag GTGTCAGTCCGGCGGGCTGTGCCCGGCATCGCCAGGGAAGTGCTGAATGAGGACTGGATCGCTGCCTGGCCAGTG GCCCAGGGGGCGCTGAACCAGGTGTGGCAGGTTGTCTTCCACTTCCAGAATGGCTCCTTGCTCAGCATGCCCGCCACGCAGGCCCACAGCATGGGCTATGGGGTCAACACCACGGCCACCCGTGTCCTCTTCCGCACGCCCTACGGCACAGCTCAGAGCGAGATCACCTCA GTGGAGGGGCTGGAGGTGGAAGTGGCCAGGGCGACAGTGTTCTACAAACAGGCCTGGATGATCCTCATGGTGGACACAGCTGTGGCCTGCCCCGTCA ATTCCCCCATGGTCAATGCCACGAGCCTGAGCTGGGTGACGCCGCGAATCCTGCCGTCCCTGGTGCTGTGGCCAGAGCAGTACCAAGACGAGGTCCAGATGGGCCTGGATGGTCGTGTGATCGACGTGGGCACTGTCGCACGCAACGGCTACACCTTCCTGGCAGACTCCAAGCTCATCCACATCGTGGTGCCCATCGGTGCTCCCGGGGGCCTGCTGCAG agcGCCCTGGTGGATAATCACTATGGCACCAGGTACAGCATCCACCTGCTGCTGGACCGGCACTGGCAAGGGGATGAAAGTGACCGGACCCGTCACCGCAGCTACCGTCCCATCCgcacccccttctccccacagacgCCCCGAATCATCGACG ACACCGTGGCAGCACAGCGTTACTTCAAGGTGCGCCTAGGGCACTTCCTGCCCGATGTGGAGCTGGTCTCTGTCTCGGTGGGCGGACGTCCCTTCAGCCACCCTGAGGCCGAGGACCATGGCTTTGACCCCCACGAGGCCCCCAACCCCAATGGCACCAAGGCCTTTGGGCTGAGGGTGCCCTTTGCTGACCCCTTGGTGCAACAGCAG TACCTGCATGGCCCCCTCAGGCGTTACACTCTGCACCTCAACTACACCCTGCGGCTGCTGCCCACGGGCGAAGCCTTCACCCAGGCAGGGCTCATCACCTGTGATGTCCCAGATGTGG TGCTCCCCAGCTTCCAGGGCTCCTGTGAGGCTGGGGCACTggccctgctgatgacccacggGACACTGGACCGGTTCTGGATTCCCTATGTTGGGGAGCGGCCCCTGAGCCAGCTGGCTGCCCCCCACAGCTACAGAGTCTCCGATGATGGTCGCCGTTTCCACCTGGCTGTCCCCCTTCTGGCGGCTGGGCTGGCGTatgag AGCATCTCCCTCCAAGGGCTGACGGCTCGGCTGGATTTCTCCTTGCGGGACAACAAGACTCGCTCAGTCCTGGCTTCCTTTGCTGTTGTCTGCACCTTCCCCACTGGGCAGTTGCTGG TGTGCCTGCCCAATGGCACCTTGGTGGCTACGGTGCTGAGCCTGGACACCAAGCCTGCACTTGACCCGCGCAGGACCCACCTGAGGGACCCAGGCTGTGGGCCAGTGGCCTCCGATTCCTCGCGGGccctcttctccttctctctgtcCTCCTGTGGGACCACACGGCGG TTTGAAGGAGGCTACCTGGTGTATGAGAATGAGGTGACCTTTATGCCTGAGGGGGTCCCAGCCACATCCCCCATCATCACCCGGGACTCATGGTACAG GCTGACTCTGCGCTGCCGCTATCCCTTGACAGAGACGCTCTGGGTCTCGGCCCGGCGGCAGCTGGGGGAGGATGTGGCATCAGTGCCCCACCGACCTGTGGGTTGA